One genomic segment of Alphaproteobacteria bacterium HT1-32 includes these proteins:
- the hemN gene encoding oxygen-independent coproporphyrinogen III oxidase, which yields MNRFLPDYANATVPRYTSYPTALQFHELDEQTYRRWLRSLRQQERLSVYLHVPFCHQLCWYCGCATEVNRRTENAEAYARTLEQEIEMVAAQTAPTGGIGHLHFGGGTPTQLLPIDFRRLFTILDRSFGFTEDAERAVEVDPRRLEPEMVEAFAASGINRVSLGVQDIDPEVQALINRLQPLETVMKAVDRLREAGIMRISMDMIYGLPGQTESHVRATARAIAAAGASRVSVFGYAHVPWFRKHQKAIDETRLPGATERFEQMLAAADELQNAGYSNIGFDHFARPDDGLVIAREAGRLRRNFQGYTDDQAATMLGFGSSSIGSLPDGYVQNAASSRDWQALLAEDRLPVVRGYAATFEDKLRRRLIEEVMCYGAVDGAAICRDFGVDTRLVENAFARLPQLADDGLVTYDRQGLTLRATDTGRLYLRNIAACFDPTHISRAGKHSRAI from the coding sequence ATGAACCGATTTCTGCCTGATTACGCCAACGCGACCGTCCCGCGATATACCAGCTATCCGACGGCATTGCAGTTTCACGAGCTGGACGAACAGACCTACAGACGCTGGCTTCGGTCATTGCGGCAACAGGAACGGTTGTCTGTCTATCTGCATGTACCCTTCTGCCACCAGCTTTGCTGGTATTGTGGCTGCGCGACAGAGGTCAACCGGCGCACAGAAAATGCCGAAGCCTATGCCCGGACCCTGGAGCAGGAGATCGAGATGGTCGCTGCCCAGACAGCGCCAACAGGGGGAATCGGTCATCTGCATTTCGGCGGCGGCACCCCGACACAGCTTCTCCCGATCGATTTCCGGCGCCTGTTCACGATCCTGGACCGGAGCTTCGGCTTTACGGAAGATGCCGAGCGGGCGGTCGAAGTCGACCCCCGGCGGCTGGAACCGGAAATGGTAGAGGCTTTCGCGGCATCCGGGATCAACCGGGTGAGCCTTGGTGTGCAGGATATTGATCCGGAGGTTCAGGCACTGATCAACCGGCTGCAACCCCTTGAGACCGTCATGAAGGCCGTCGACCGGTTACGTGAAGCCGGCATCATGCGGATTTCGATGGATATGATTTATGGCCTGCCCGGGCAGACCGAGTCCCATGTCCGTGCCACAGCCCGGGCCATTGCGGCGGCGGGTGCTTCGCGAGTCTCGGTCTTCGGCTATGCGCATGTGCCCTGGTTCCGCAAACACCAGAAGGCCATTGACGAGACCCGGCTGCCCGGTGCTACCGAACGCTTCGAACAGATGCTGGCCGCCGCCGATGAACTGCAAAATGCCGGATACAGCAATATCGGTTTTGACCATTTTGCCCGCCCCGATGACGGGCTTGTCATTGCACGGGAAGCGGGTCGCCTGCGCCGGAATTTTCAGGGCTATACAGACGATCAGGCCGCCACAATGCTGGGATTCGGGTCGTCCTCAATCGGCAGCCTGCCCGACGGTTATGTGCAGAACGCTGCGTCATCACGCGACTGGCAGGCCTTGCTGGCCGAAGACCGGCTACCCGTGGTGCGGGGATATGCCGCAACATTTGAAGACAAATTACGACGACGCCTGATTGAAGAAGTCATGTGCTATGGCGCAGTGGATGGTGCCGCAATCTGTCGGGATTTCGGTGTCGATACCAGACTGGTGGAAAACGCCTTTGCCAGGTTACCGCAACTTGCCGACGACGGGCTGGTCACGTACGACCGGCAGGGGCTTACGCTGCGGGCGACAGATACCGGCCGTCTGTACCTGCGCAACATCGCCGCCTGCTTCGACCCGACACATATCTCCCGCGCGGGGAAACATAGCCGCGCAATCTGA
- a CDS encoding aldolase, with amino-acid sequence MENTVTETKIRENIVKMARSMFTRGLTFGSSGNISVRVDDGWLMTPTGSTMGELDPARLAKLDDQGRHVSGDKPTKETFLHRAMYEERPKTGAVVHLHSTHSVAVSCLADVDPMDVLPPITAYYVMKIGKLPLVPYFPPGDLDLAKAVREMASDHHAVLLANHGPVVAGKSLEDAVYATEELEETAKLFLMLRHAKTSYLTPEQVTALREKFPT; translated from the coding sequence ATGGAAAATACTGTGACTGAGACAAAAATACGGGAAAATATCGTGAAAATGGCCCGGTCCATGTTCACGAGGGGGCTGACATTTGGCAGTTCCGGGAACATCAGTGTGCGAGTCGATGATGGCTGGCTGATGACCCCGACAGGCTCAACCATGGGCGAACTGGACCCTGCGCGGCTGGCAAAGCTGGACGATCAGGGGCGGCATGTCAGTGGTGACAAGCCGACAAAGGAGACATTCCTGCATCGCGCGATGTATGAGGAACGGCCGAAAACGGGCGCTGTGGTTCATCTGCATTCCACCCATTCGGTTGCGGTCAGTTGTCTGGCGGATGTTGATCCGATGGATGTGCTGCCGCCGATCACGGCTTATTACGTGATGAAGATCGGTAAACTGCCGCTGGTACCCTATTTTCCGCCGGGTGATCTGGATCTGGCGAAGGCCGTGCGCGAGATGGCGTCTGATCATCACGCGGTCCTGCTGGCCAATCACGGTCCGGTAGTGGCCGGCAAGTCACTGGAAGACGCGGTTTATGCGACGGAAGAACTGGAGGAGACAGCAAAGCTGTTCCTGATGCTGCGTCATGCAAAAACCAGTTACCTGACGCCGGAACAGGTGACAGCCCTGCGGGAGAAGTTCCCGACCTGA
- a CDS encoding arylsulfatase has translation MAHIGVAHVTRLAKEPIRAAFAEFWPEAKVTDFGDYDLPPVRAAAGCETPEIKHRIASLAAQAMDAGVDGLLFTCTAFCESIDQVAERLPVPVLKPNEAMFREALMNGGRVGLVATFAPSLQAMSDEYAAIAREVGGNPELQTAYADGAMSAALSGNSWKHDTLIAEAAQSLGKCDVIMMAQLSMTSARNTVRELTGIEALTSPASAVKMLRFMIDEQARASSLQAL, from the coding sequence ATGGCGCATATAGGCGTTGCGCATGTGACCAGGCTTGCAAAAGAGCCTATCCGGGCGGCATTTGCCGAATTCTGGCCGGAAGCGAAGGTCACTGATTTCGGGGATTATGACCTTCCTCCTGTCCGGGCTGCTGCGGGTTGTGAAACACCGGAGATCAAACACCGGATCGCAAGCCTTGCCGCACAGGCAATGGATGCTGGCGTTGATGGTCTGCTTTTCACCTGTACCGCTTTCTGTGAATCGATTGATCAGGTTGCGGAAAGGCTGCCCGTTCCGGTTCTTAAACCGAATGAAGCCATGTTTCGTGAAGCCCTGATGAACGGCGGTCGTGTCGGCCTCGTCGCGACATTTGCGCCCAGCCTTCAGGCAATGTCGGATGAATATGCCGCGATCGCCCGCGAAGTCGGCGGAAACCCGGAATTGCAGACAGCCTATGCCGACGGTGCCATGAGCGCCGCCCTGTCGGGCAATTCATGGAAGCATGACACCCTGATAGCCGAAGCCGCCCAGAGCCTTGGCAAATGCGACGTCATCATGATGGCCCAACTTTCGATGACATCCGCCCGCAACACAGTTCGGGAACTTACCGGTATTGAAGCCCTTACCAGTCCGGCCAGTGCCGTAAAGATGCTTCGTTTCATGATTGACGAGCAGGCTCGTGCCTCATCACTTCAGGCTCTCTGA
- a CDS encoding isochorismatase family protein, translating to MPHHFRLSDDAIRRVTARQGKPHLIDDVTASTTALVVIDMQVYFIGDGMPAAAPVAKEIVPAINQLAERLRQAGGQVIWIVTDGSPAASDGWSGYRALHSDAAWTRRQTFLAPDGEGYPLWPDLRTSPDDITLVKSRYSAFAPESSALDATLRQYGVDTLLIAGTATGVCCQSTAVDAMQHNYRVAMLSDALAAQSDEEHAGALNQFYLRFGDVLTTQQVIDRLR from the coding sequence GTGCCTCATCACTTCAGGCTCTCTGACGACGCTATCCGGCGCGTTACTGCGCGACAGGGAAAGCCCCATCTCATCGATGATGTAACGGCGAGCACCACAGCTCTGGTTGTTATCGACATGCAGGTCTATTTCATCGGCGATGGCATGCCGGCTGCGGCACCGGTCGCAAAGGAAATTGTCCCCGCAATCAACCAGCTCGCAGAGCGCCTGCGCCAGGCCGGGGGACAGGTTATCTGGATTGTGACCGACGGCTCACCTGCTGCCTCTGATGGCTGGTCCGGATATCGTGCCCTGCATTCAGATGCAGCCTGGACGCGACGCCAGACTTTTCTTGCACCGGACGGTGAAGGCTATCCTCTCTGGCCGGACCTCCGGACAAGCCCGGACGATATTACCCTGGTCAAGTCACGCTACAGCGCTTTCGCACCGGAATCCTCGGCACTCGACGCCACACTCCGGCAGTATGGCGTCGATACCCTGCTGATTGCAGGCACTGCGACCGGGGTCTGCTGCCAGTCGACAGCCGTCGATGCCATGCAGCACAACTACCGGGTTGCCATGCTGTCTGACGCCCTTGCCGCGCAATCTGACGAAGAACATGCCGGTGCCCTCAATCAGTTCTATCTGCGCTTCGGCGACGTCCTGACCACACAGCAGGTCATTGACCGGCTACGCTAG